The window ATAAAACACTTATCTTACAACAATCCACGCTACACACTACAagttattacactatatacacgaGACTGGGGACAGTCAGTTTCCCTGAAGTAAGGAAACAGCGATATTCTGTGCCTCTGTGCCGTCAGGTTTCCTCATAGCTGagcacttcttttcttttttccttttagtGGAAAACAATCTCCTCTGTGGCACTATGCATCTTTTGCTTGACAGAGGTACCGATTTCTCTCTCCTCAAGGGTTCGCAGCTTTCATTACAACGAACAGCAGCTATGGTCGCTTTTAGTGATGTCATATGGCGTTTAAGAACTGTGATTTCACTTTCTGATCGTATTCCTCTAATTAACTGAGTGAACTCTTCTGTTAGTTTCTCTTTTTCAGTCTCCAAAGTTAGAGTAGATTGCTTATTTCCCTTCTTCGCGAGCTCTTCTATAATATTGTCCTTCTCAGTGGCACAGTGTTCATCTGTATGTATGAATAAGTCATCCTCACTGTTTTTGTCGCCATTATCATCATGCAGCGAACTGAACACTTCATTCCGGCTCCTTCCAAGCAAGCAAATGCTATGGATATGCTTGCACATATTCCATTTTATGCTGGAATCAACACAGGTGCAAGTGTATTGATGAATGCAGGCACTGCATTCCTCGCAAACTAATTTGCAATTGCAGTTACAAATATTTTCCTGCACGAAATAGGTCTCCTTGACATCGGAAGATGAAGGAATTATCCAGCCATTTGCTTCTTTAATTATCAGACCTGAATTTACCTGCAAACCTGCTTTGTGTCTGCTTCTAAGATCTTTAAGTTTACTCGTTACTTTTCCTTTTGTAAGTACCACCAACCGATCAAACAACTTATCTCTTACGAAGGTCATCAAAGCATGAATTGCTTTATCTAGTCGCTTGACATTTTtaccatgtaaatatatatattttagtgtCCTATGCATTCTTTCGATGTGCATATTAGTGTTCAGGCCACTGTTTATTCTGTAACAATAAGCCCATGACTttacatttttcagataattttccCGAAAATATATGGCAAATTCAATTGTGTCAGGATCCTCATTAAGTTGTTTCATTACAGCTGGAACCATGATTTCAAATGCTGTGATATCTCTTTCCTGCATTAAGGTCTTAATAAGTTTATATACCTCAGCCTGCTTCTCCTTTCCTTTCGCTTTTGAAATGTTCTTCCTCCAAGCCCTGTCTACATGCCAGGAACAGAAGAGTCGCATTTCTGGTTGCTCCATTGTTGAAATCCAGGCCGTGAAGAAAGATTCTGCCATATCAGACATAAAAACTTTAGGAGTTAATTTTCCAACCTCTTCTCTTACATACTCAAAAAATATAGAAAGGACATATTGATCACTTCTATTAGATATGAGAAAACCACACGGGAACCCCTGTCTCATATCGTCTAGAACAAGAAGTGTGGTCAGTTCGAAACCGTAACTATTCATTCCATGAGTCCCATCGACACAAATACAGTCGCTTCCATACTTCTTCAAGATTTCTCGCTGGGCACTGTTCATGATAATTAATACAAAATCACTTGCCATTAATCCTGGGTGTTTTTCATTCACTGTGTCTTGGGGTTTATAATACAGAACACATGGATTATCACTAGAATTTACTTCATTTACCCAAGCTTCAACGCTAGTACCGTCATCACTGTGTCTCACGGACGAGGAAGATAAGTTGAAGCAGTGTTCAATGTTGTACAAGTCTTTCTTTGTTAAGAGGTGAATCCGATCTAGTTTAGAGTCCGAAAGTAAGTCGCGGACCTTGTCTAGTATGGCATCAAACGAAATTTTGTTGGCGATGTCTGTAGCCAAGCTTCTTTTTTCCATTTCTGTTAGACTCAGGTGAGCTACATCATTTTCATGCCCTACGTGTGTTGGTATATAATCAACTCTACAGGTTCCATCCTCAAACTCAAGTACCTGCATACCTGAAGGGCAGTTTCCATTTATTTTGTTGCTTCCTTGAGTTTTAATATGTCTAATCCCTGTACTTTCAGAATAGTAATGTCCCGAACGATGGTACGTATAGTAATGTCTAGCAACATTGTCAGCGCCACGGTGCGAACCACGCTTTTTAACATATTTAGCCAAggatttcttttcagtttcttccTTCCACTGTAGAAAATCTTGCAATGTACGAAACTCGTTACGTTCCAGCTTAACGGAAATACAATGTTCTGATTCTAAGTGTTCATGAAAACTTTTCTTCACAGCGGTTGTAAAACTGCACAATGCACACTGTAACCTCTTCTCATTAAGATAAACAGCCCCGTGAAATTGCCGTTCATGCTGTTTAAAAACGTACTGGTTATTGAACTGTTTGTCGCAACTTTCACACTTATAAGCATATGTTTTCTTGCTGTTTTTAAGGGGAGCTATATCACCTAATTTGTCTGGATGTACTTTTGACACGTGTTTCCTAAGATTTTTGTTATAATCGTAGCTGTTTCCACATTCCGAACAGATATATGATTTTGGCATTTTAAAAATGATAGTACGAACCGTATAACTTAAGACACGTACATCACCAGTTAAAGATAATTTCTTCTACCGCTACAAACCGACCGTATAACTTACGACACATATATCACCTGTTAAAGATAATTCATTCTACCACTACAAACCAGTTAAGAAAGGCGCCAGGCAACACAGAAGACACTAAACGCCAGCTGGAATTCCAAAGGGAGGCGGGTCATTTACCTCCACCCCCTGGCAAGTGCATTCGATAACTCTCGGGTTTGTTCGGAAGTATTCGGCGTGGTGGAGCCATAGTTAGATCGCAGGGGTTAGACTCTTGTCTATCGTAgctctacgcctttgtattcgggagacggagagggactgatTCCCaacgtcggctgtactgagaatggctttccattctcctgcacgtaaggcgaattccgggacagttcctagtataggccacggtcgccaacacCATCTTCTTCTCccatacaaatctcctggcctgagtgaCGGTGACACCACCTATGAAGCCCGCCCCCTCCCCCTTCAGAGAAGGAATGAAACGAAAGGAAACAACGATTTTCTCTTTATTTTTGCTAAACACGTTATTCATTCTGTAGTATCATTATTTTTTGTCCCTTTCCTTGTAAACAGGTGTCCAGTCCTCGCGGTGAAGTACGACACAACAGCAAAAGCTACACTGTTGTCAAGTCTAACCTTCCGACCTTCaactatagtaatcgccacgtaaggcaataccccagaaagtaaatatcgccgcccgatgctcttcttttctcttttttgtaatggctgatcactgctgccaacctgcctggttacatattaaaatcaccagacataaccataacaagctaacctcaatgtaaacaccgataatgaatgtttccctaccctagtaaatgataaaagttaagatgaaataaattatcttgattcataattaagtcgatttccacgctcaatgaggaattaaggaaataaacacactttctcactcaaatttatattacatatatctgtctttattttgatacacAGTAGGCgaactataaccatattcttgaaaagaggggcgtgttaaacgatgcaatttatttaataaatctttgcagtgtgattttcgaaatttccaGACATcgaatgacttccctttcttttgcgcgagttaaggcgctggccttctaaccccaacttggcaggttcgatcctggctcagtccggtggtatttgaaggtgctcaaatacgacagccccgtgtcggtagatttactggcacgtaagagaactcccgcgggactaaattccggcacctcggcgtctccgaagaccttaaaaagtagttagtgggacgtaaaacaaataacattattattattcaatattattattatcttttgcgcgaacatttctttctctcttcagtaccggtaaccagtaaggagagagattattgggcatattttcagcttgcaggctggttatatcttcaagcttatcaggaaacatataggaatactaatgtgccaagctccgtgaacggaaattaggtcagctttcaggttcactgcggatttgaaaataataatgttataagttctactgccaaaatttcgtcccgcaagagttatttcctgtaccggtagatctagacacgagactggcgtatttgagcactttcatcatttcacacaacctatgttattaaatgcattatcagAACATGCCACAactctacttacctggtattaggcaaatagatttacaatcccacagaaaaagaaaatatgctttaaatattctcgcaaatgtacctaacggcaatgcggtggcaacacgcaattcacgctagaacagtgattgaacgttgccaacgtgccagattaacggtaaatgtaagacgtcgtatcggcaagtagggtccctaaactgtatggttaccgacactgaaaaagacctgcaaaatacccaacagcaagaaaagtaactataaatcaataccttaatattacaggggagaaagggtaaggttgcacccttagggttcgtccttacacggagaggactatagagtCGACCAAGAACAGGCTTGTCTGCGGGGTGAGGGAGGAGCCTGAACGGTGATAATGGGCTTAATACGGGAAGGTAGAGTGCAGGTAGGCATAAGAACAATTCGGCGGAGCCCGCAGAAACAACGCAAACTACTTAACAATGTACACCTTGGTATTTCTCCTACGTCTTACATTAATTATTCTTAGAGataaattccaaaacattttacaaaataatgaattttatttccgcctctgtggtgtagtggttagtgtgattagatgccacccccgaggcccgggttcgattcccggctctgccacgaaatttgaaaagtggtacgagggctggaacgaggttcactgagcctcggaaggtcaactgagtagaggtgggttccattcacacctcaaccatcctggaagtggttttccgtggtttccccacttctcctgcaggcaaatgctgggatggtacctaacttaaggccacggccgcttccttccctcttccttgtctatcccttccaatcttcccatcctcccgcaaggcccctgttcagcataccgtCATGgtaaaaagtatacgtacaccttaaacgttaagcaatattgtcgtttgtaattgacgcattgcccataggctgctagaaatttcaccactttcctatatttcggtatttcacgaaacatgactatgaatatgtaccggaaataacaatagtactttggaaatgtttgttttaacaagcATATCATCCAATAATTTCGAAATagagatgcataaaaagtattcgtacaggtgtaaaatcttcagatcaaaaaccttgatgacatcacttgcaacgcaggtaagcagtaaaggtcacgtcttttaccaaatcagttgtgcttcaatcgttgtaaacaacaagtgatacagtctttcagtaagatgggccgcaaaatgaaacaacagaagaagggagaatgattataattcgggctcataattcctgtaaatctctctcggaaatatctaaatttgtgaagagaccaagatctacaatccagggaattattgacaggtatggtgagagaaaatctttcaaaaatgcacgcagatgtggacgtccatgcacaCTAGACGAAcgaactgaaagactaaacttcaggaaacttaagaaaaatcctagaatcagtgctgcaaaactgaggtctgaactaggaaatgatttaaaacttcatatctgtgcttccacaattcaaaaggttttatatacgaatgactatcattgtagaaatgccaggcgaaaacctttaattacccccagcgaataggaagaaaagactacaatatgctacagactacaaacatgcttctctagaattatggtatccagttatatttacggatgaaagaatAATTCACAATTTTTCAAGAACATTGCAAAAAGGGGCggaggaaaaagaacacagaactcgaagaaaaaaatcggcttccttcagtgaagcatggtggaggttgtttaatggtttgagggtgcatgagctcagctaaagtaggttccttagaattcatagatggaaaggtaGACCGTAAATATTGTATTGAAGTTTTGAAGAAAAGTCTagtatctagtgccgaaaaaatgggacttctgggtgaTTATGTaatcatgcaggataatgatccaaaccaTACGGCCCTGGATACACGACTGTGGATTTTATAAAACACACCCACATATATGATAACTCCCCCCTCCCCAATCCCCGAATCTGAATACGATTGAAGATGTACGGGCTTATCGTAAAGAGAGACTgggcacaagaaatatttcatcaaagccagctttgaaaatggctctcttggaagaatggggtaagattgaccCCACCTTCACCCCCAaactagttcattcaatgcctaggcggcttgaggccattgtaaaatcaaaaggattgccaacaaatactaaatatgcactaaaatcagtggggaatgaaagtaaaaccggactgtacgaatactttttatgagtatgaaatcaaggcattttcatttatttatttatgtattaatggcagggacgtccatcaattgtatgttttgtggtgtatatgtctttacatagtgtacagaaagctaacctatttatgttatacaacgtacatggCAATAAGTGTACTAAATAAAGTTTTCTTTGTTTcggtattaagtgtacgaatactttttcctaTGTCTGTAgcaggccgcctgggtgaggcactggtcatcctccccagttgtatccccgacccaatgtctcacgctccaggacactgcccttgagtcggtagaggtgcgatccctcgctaagtccgagggaaaagccaaccctggagggtaaacagattaagatagatagaatgaattttatatatacatttccatttattttttattattattgttaacaaatacatcgcaaatgggaaatattccggtggcaatggtcacttacagtagtgtaataatattaacataattacccaacaaacaaacaaacaaacaaacaaacaaacaaacaaacaaacaaacaaacaaacaaacaaacaaacaaacaaacaaacaacaagagtataacaaacaattccatggaaagaaaatattacaagaaatactactagtttaacattctaaatccagcatcattatatacaagttcacacacaacctaagtacttaacactacggcttacaatactataggttgaacttactactagcttaacactacaagtgataataaaataaagttaaaaacataactacccaacaactacaacaacacgagtacagACATCAATTCCATGGGGAAAGAAAATTGCAAGAAATATaagaaatactgtatttactcctGTATTTACAGACTGCCATTTAAACAAGGTAAATCAAATCAAATTTTATCTACACACTTCTATTAACTGAAGAAAATTATAAGGAAGATATGGtcaacagtataattagtgcgacATTTCACtactgtagaggtggtgtctcaggatcttgatggagccccGGAGGACGAGAGTAACGTTTCGGGGACAAAGTGACAAGCTACTGTACGAAGAGCtctgaccattatccctattatttcaataaCAGTTTAAAGTGTAATTATAAGATGATAGTACCATTTGTAGTttgatcaaattgttaaatacatCTTCATGCTTTGAGATTTGAGCGGATTTTCTCA is drawn from Anabrus simplex isolate iqAnaSimp1 chromosome 1, ASM4041472v1, whole genome shotgun sequence and contains these coding sequences:
- the LOC137502839 gene encoding uncharacterized protein, translating into MNSAQREILKKYGSDCICVDGTHGMNSYGFELTTLLVLDDMRQGFPCGFLISNRSDQYVLSIFFEYVREEVGKLTPKVFMSDMAESFFTAWISTMEQPEMRLFCSWHVDRAWRKNISKAKGKEKQAEVYKLIKTLMQERDITAFEIMVPAVMKQLNEDPDTIEFAIYFRENYLKNVKSWAYCYRINSGLNTNMHIERMHRTLKYIYLHGKNVKRLDKAIHALMTFVRDKLFDRLVVLTKGKETYFVQENICNCNCKLVCEECSACIHQYTCTCVDSSIKWNMCKHIHSICLLGRSRNEVFSSLHDDNGDKNSEDDLFIHTDEHCATEKDNIIEELAKKGNKQSTLTLETEKEKLTEEFTQLIRGIRSESEITVLKRHMTSLKATIAAVRCNESCEPLRREKSVPLSSKRCIVPQRRLFSTKRKKEKKCSAMRKPDGTEAQNIAVSLLQGN